One segment of Haloplanus natans DSM 17983 DNA contains the following:
- a CDS encoding type II/IV secretion system ATPase subunit yields the protein MSEDAASGSDGTFDGLRRRLVRTYEMLRGSTLDVRPFRPGEDGPLASFDVPADHDELDRYWVNAPFAYVVITRDIAESTNKYHAVEPDLNDFEATLRNRVLEDIRDPLLYRRDDDPADESVLATELESLLEEYGVDVDMHTFYKLLYYLIRGFRGFGRIDPLMHDPHIEDVSCDGYDLPIFVYHDEYTDIETNVVFEDADELDNYVVRLAQQSGRHISVGDPVIGTTLSDGSRIELALGEEVTPRGSAFTIRQYADEPFTPIDLLNYGTFNVEQMAYLWLAIEHNKSLIFAGGTASGKTTSMNAVSMFIPPRSKVLSIEDTRELSLYHDNWLSSVTRERLHEGADIDMYDLLRSALRHRPEYIIVGEVRGDEAVTLFQAMNTGHTTFSTMHADSIETVINRLENEPINVPRAMIQSLDLLSIQRLTRLDGERVRRTSAISEVGDIDQRTGELDYSNAFKWDADTDTFERQDSSLLDEIQDDRGWTRSELLEELRNRRQFLTTLQDRGITDYRQFTALVNEYYADPERVLERIATDGATP from the coding sequence ATGTCCGAGGACGCGGCGTCGGGAAGCGACGGGACGTTCGACGGCCTCCGTCGACGACTCGTCCGGACCTACGAGATGCTCCGAGGGTCGACTCTCGACGTGCGTCCGTTCCGGCCGGGCGAGGACGGGCCACTCGCGAGTTTCGACGTTCCGGCCGACCACGACGAACTCGACCGCTACTGGGTGAACGCTCCATTCGCCTACGTCGTCATCACGCGCGACATCGCGGAGAGTACGAACAAGTACCACGCCGTCGAACCCGACCTGAACGACTTCGAGGCCACCCTCCGCAACCGGGTGCTCGAGGATATCCGCGACCCCTTGCTCTACCGGCGCGACGACGACCCGGCCGACGAGTCCGTGCTCGCGACGGAACTCGAGTCCCTCCTGGAGGAGTACGGCGTCGACGTGGATATGCACACGTTCTACAAGCTCCTCTACTACCTGATCCGGGGGTTTCGCGGGTTCGGCCGTATCGACCCGCTGATGCACGACCCACACATCGAGGACGTGTCGTGTGACGGCTACGATCTGCCCATCTTCGTCTATCACGACGAGTACACGGATATCGAAACGAACGTCGTCTTCGAGGACGCGGACGAACTCGACAACTACGTGGTCCGGTTGGCCCAGCAGTCCGGCCGCCACATCAGCGTCGGCGACCCCGTCATCGGGACGACGCTGTCCGACGGCTCCCGGATCGAACTCGCGCTTGGCGAGGAAGTGACGCCTCGTGGCTCGGCTTTCACCATCCGCCAGTACGCCGACGAGCCGTTCACCCCCATCGACCTCCTGAACTACGGTACGTTCAACGTCGAGCAGATGGCGTACCTGTGGCTCGCCATCGAGCACAACAAGTCGCTCATCTTCGCCGGCGGGACAGCCTCGGGGAAGACCACCTCGATGAACGCGGTGTCGATGTTCATCCCCCCGCGTTCGAAGGTACTCTCCATCGAGGACACCCGCGAACTTTCCCTGTACCACGACAACTGGCTCTCCAGTGTCACGCGCGAACGCCTCCACGAGGGCGCCGACATCGACATGTACGACCTGTTGCGCTCGGCGCTCCGCCACCGGCCGGAGTACATCATCGTCGGCGAGGTGCGTGGCGACGAGGCGGTGACGCTCTTTCAGGCGATGAACACCGGCCACACCACGTTCTCGACGATGCACGCCGACAGCATCGAGACGGTGATCAACCGGCTGGAGAACGAACCCATCAACGTCCCCCGGGCGATGATCCAGTCGCTCGACTTGCTCTCGATCCAGCGACTCACTCGTCTCGACGGCGAGCGGGTGCGCCGCACCAGCGCCATCAGCGAAGTCGGCGACATCGACCAGCGGACGGGCGAACTCGACTACTCGAACGCGTTCAAGTGGGACGCCGACACCGACACTTTCGAACGACAGGACAGCTCCCTCCTCGACGAGATTCAGGACGACCGCGGGTGGACCCGATCGGAGCTCCTCGAAGAGCTTCGGAACCGCCGGCAGTTCCTGACCACGCTTCAGGACCGCGGTATTACCGACTACCGGCAGTTCACCGCGCTGGTCAACGAGTACTACGCCGATCCGGAACGGGTCCTCGAACGCATCGCTACCGACGGAGCCACGCCGTGA
- a CDS encoding helix-turn-helix domain-containing protein yields the protein MPDSMSEQLQRDMECEGLLECFHGLKQLDKACFRALVEANEPLTVDEIAAAVDRERSTAYRSVQRLLQTGFIGKEQVNYEQGGYYHVYSPTDPSKIADDMQRMLNDWYAKMGQLIQEFEDKYDPVETNAAAEG from the coding sequence ATGCCGGATTCGATGTCCGAACAGCTCCAGCGGGATATGGAGTGTGAAGGACTCCTCGAGTGTTTCCACGGGCTCAAGCAACTGGATAAGGCGTGTTTCCGGGCACTCGTCGAGGCGAACGAACCGCTGACCGTCGACGAAATCGCCGCCGCGGTCGATCGCGAGCGGTCGACGGCGTACCGCTCCGTCCAGCGGCTGCTCCAGACGGGCTTTATCGGGAAAGAGCAGGTCAACTACGAGCAGGGCGGCTACTACCACGTCTACTCCCCGACCGATCCCTCGAAGATTGCCGACGACATGCAGCGTATGCTCAACGATTGGTACGCGAAGATGGGCCAGCTCATCCAGGAGTTCGAGGACAAGTACGACCCCGTCGAGACGAACGCGGCGGCCGAAGGCTGA
- a CDS encoding transcription initiation factor IIB, producing MERPSRQRQRSQETEQEADESVDCPECGSDNIVTDADQGELVCDDCGLVIDERQIDRGPEWRAFNHSERQSKSRVGAPITETMHDRGLTTTIDWKDKDAYGRSLSSEKRSQMHRLRKWQERIRTKDAGERNLQFALSEIDRMASALGVPRSVREVASVIYRRALNEDLIRGRSIEGVATAALYAACRKEGIPRSLEEISEVSRVERKEIGRTYRYISQELGLEMKPVDPKKYVPRFCSELDLTEEVQAKANEIIEETAEKGLLSGKSPTGYAAAAIYAASLLCNEKKTQREVADVAQVTEVTIRNRYQEQIEAMGFR from the coding sequence ATGGAACGTCCGAGCCGCCAACGCCAGCGGAGCCAGGAAACGGAACAGGAAGCGGACGAATCCGTCGACTGCCCCGAGTGCGGGTCAGACAACATCGTCACGGACGCCGACCAGGGTGAACTCGTCTGTGACGACTGCGGACTGGTCATCGACGAACGCCAGATCGATCGCGGGCCGGAGTGGCGGGCGTTCAACCACTCCGAGCGACAGAGCAAGTCCCGCGTCGGCGCGCCGATCACCGAGACGATGCACGACCGCGGGTTGACGACGACCATCGACTGGAAGGACAAGGACGCCTACGGCCGGTCGCTCTCCTCCGAGAAACGCTCGCAGATGCACCGCCTGCGGAAGTGGCAAGAGCGGATTCGGACGAAGGACGCGGGCGAGCGCAACCTGCAGTTCGCGTTGAGCGAAATCGACCGGATGGCCTCCGCGCTGGGCGTTCCCCGTTCGGTGCGGGAGGTGGCGTCCGTGATCTATCGGCGCGCGCTCAACGAGGACCTGATCCGCGGGCGGTCCATCGAGGGCGTCGCCACCGCCGCCCTCTACGCCGCCTGCCGCAAGGAGGGCATCCCCCGATCGCTAGAAGAGATATCCGAGGTCTCACGCGTCGAACGCAAGGAGATCGGTCGCACCTACCGTTACATCTCCCAGGAACTCGGACTGGAGATGAAGCCCGTCGATCCGAAAAAGTACGTTCCGCGCTTCTGTTCCGAACTCGACCTGACCGAGGAAGTGCAGGCGAAAGCCAACGAAATCATCGAGGAGACCGCGGAGAAGGGTCTGCTCTCGGGCAAGTCGCCGACGGGGTACGCGGCCGCCGCCATCTACGCCGCCTCCCTGCTCTGTAACGAAAAGAAGACTCAGCGCGAGGTGGCCGACGTGGCCCAGGTGACCGAAGTCACCATCCGGAATCGGTATCAAGAACAGATCGAGGCGATGGGCTTTCGCTAG
- a CDS encoding flippase activity-associated protein Agl23, producing MSAADSSDGLRRPTLVTLAVVVVTLLALAARLVGLGDRPFHWDEARVGYWSLRFLDTGTFEYRPIAGGPFLYVVERSVLGVVGATDATARGVVAVVGGLSPLVALLFRRREPADAAPPRFGLTDAETVAMAGLLAVSPVLLYYGRFLRGDLPLAVFGLVVVGCGRRVLDADTEAGARPYRYLGAAALACAVATSAFAVGYLVCWLIAAALTVDQRRLVGTGRDARGHIDAAIDRLRGTARSALGAVSVFLVGHLFFYAPRVDGSIRPSVATVETAFLGAARAFYGVRVVGRRQGGEHQLLPYLSAHAETLLAASAVVVGLAAVGFLADRYGRGPTRPVIAFHAYWAGASLLVVPMITEESAAWLTVHTVAPAVVPAAAALGLLARYASRSLARDDAVGVAVAVLVALAVGGQLGVAVMGTAYGPTTPENPLVHHAQPGDDLDPFVSDVAAAIDGNDGVDVLFYGPAFVPTYDDTPARPPVSDTWGNRLPLPWYLERMGAETDGVRGEAELSNLASRPPVIVADASQRSALAARLNGYESSTYRLSLWNREVVVFVR from the coding sequence ATGTCCGCGGCCGATTCGTCCGACGGCCTCCGGCGACCGACCCTCGTCACGCTCGCCGTCGTCGTCGTCACCCTCCTCGCCCTGGCTGCCCGCCTCGTCGGCCTCGGCGACCGCCCCTTCCACTGGGACGAGGCCCGCGTCGGCTACTGGAGCCTCCGATTCCTCGACACCGGAACTTTCGAGTACCGCCCCATCGCCGGCGGCCCCTTCCTCTATGTCGTCGAGCGGTCAGTCCTCGGCGTCGTCGGCGCGACGGACGCGACGGCCCGCGGCGTCGTCGCCGTCGTCGGAGGACTCTCGCCGCTCGTCGCCCTGCTGTTCCGTCGCCGGGAACCGGCCGATGCGGCGCCGCCCCGCTTCGGTCTGACCGACGCCGAGACGGTCGCGATGGCCGGCCTCCTCGCCGTCAGCCCCGTACTTCTCTACTACGGCCGCTTCCTGCGGGGCGACCTGCCGCTCGCGGTTTTCGGCCTCGTCGTCGTCGGGTGTGGGCGCCGCGTGCTGGATGCCGACACCGAGGCCGGCGCCCGTCCGTACCGCTATCTCGGCGCGGCGGCGCTCGCCTGCGCGGTTGCCACGTCGGCTTTCGCCGTCGGCTACCTCGTCTGCTGGCTGATCGCGGCCGCGCTCACCGTCGATCAGCGACGCCTCGTCGGCACGGGGCGCGACGCCCGGGGCCACATCGACGCGGCGATCGACCGCCTCCGCGGGACCGCCCGCTCCGCGCTCGGCGCCGTCAGCGTCTTCCTCGTCGGCCACCTGTTTTTTTACGCTCCGCGTGTCGATGGCTCGATCCGCCCGTCGGTCGCGACGGTCGAGACGGCGTTTCTCGGCGCGGCGCGGGCGTTCTACGGCGTGCGCGTCGTCGGCCGTCGACAGGGCGGCGAACATCAACTGCTTCCCTACCTGAGCGCACACGCGGAGACGCTACTGGCGGCGTCGGCCGTCGTCGTCGGACTGGCGGCGGTCGGCTTCCTCGCCGACCGATACGGCCGGGGACCGACGCGGCCGGTGATCGCCTTCCACGCCTACTGGGCGGGGGCGTCACTGCTCGTCGTTCCGATGATCACGGAGGAGAGCGCGGCGTGGCTGACCGTCCACACCGTCGCGCCGGCCGTCGTGCCCGCGGCCGCGGCGCTCGGACTCCTCGCTCGCTACGCGTCGCGGTCGCTCGCGCGCGACGACGCGGTTGGCGTCGCCGTCGCGGTTCTGGTCGCGCTCGCGGTCGGCGGCCAACTCGGCGTCGCGGTGATGGGGACGGCCTACGGCCCGACGACGCCCGAAAATCCGCTCGTCCACCACGCGCAACCGGGTGACGACCTCGACCCGTTCGTTTCCGACGTGGCCGCGGCCATCGACGGTAACGACGGCGTCGACGTGCTCTTCTACGGTCCGGCGTTCGTGCCGACCTACGACGACACGCCGGCCCGACCGCCCGTGAGCGACACGTGGGGCAACCGCCTCCCGTTGCCGTGGTATCTGGAGCGGATGGGCGCGGAGACGGACGGCGTCCGGGGCGAGGCCGAACTGTCGAACCTGGCGTCGCGCCCGCCGGTGATCGTCGCGGACGCGAGCCAGCGGTCCGCGCTGGCGGCGAGGCTAAACGGGTACGAGTCGAGCACGTACCGCCTGTCGCTCTGGAACCGAGAAGTCGTCGTCTTCGTCCGCTAG
- a CDS encoding phosphohexomutase domain-containing protein, with protein MDLFGTAGVRGDVRTAVTPELAVAVGRAVARDAVDRASATPRDGVVVGRDGRTTGGALAAAVEAGARSGGASVRRLGVVPTPALAFASRGRHGVMLTASHNPPGDNGIKCFVDGVEYDRAAEAAVERRVDADTPPVDWDAWGGRRDESVLDAYRAAVVDYARGFGAPLDGLAVAVDCGNGVGALATPTVLRELGASVETLEGNVDGHFPGRESKPTPESLTALRRFVADGDAALGIGHDGDADRIVIVDGDGEVIHEDTVLAVLAERYVRASDAADPVVVTTPNASARIDERVAAAGGRVERVRLGALHEGVARVRDGAGTVVFAAEPWKHLHPAFGGWIDAVVSAAVFARHVASEGLDGLCDPVTERPYRKVSVPCPDDAKTGAMERLTTTLPEAFPDASVDTDHGVRLERPDGSWLLVRPSGTEPYVRLYAESGDVDALVATARTVIERAVEAAD; from the coding sequence ATGGATCTCTTCGGGACTGCGGGGGTTCGTGGCGACGTACGGACGGCGGTGACGCCCGAACTCGCGGTGGCAGTGGGGCGAGCGGTCGCCCGCGACGCCGTGGACCGGGCATCGGCGACGCCGCGGGACGGGGTGGTGGTCGGCCGCGACGGTCGGACGACCGGCGGGGCGCTCGCCGCCGCCGTCGAGGCGGGCGCTCGCTCCGGCGGGGCGTCGGTCCGCCGTCTCGGCGTCGTCCCCACGCCCGCGCTCGCTTTCGCCTCCCGCGGGCGCCACGGCGTGATGCTCACCGCCTCGCACAATCCGCCGGGCGACAACGGCATCAAATGCTTCGTCGACGGCGTGGAGTACGACCGAGCGGCGGAGGCGGCAGTCGAACGGCGCGTCGACGCCGACACCCCACCCGTCGACTGGGACGCGTGGGGCGGGCGTCGGGACGAATCGGTACTCGACGCCTATCGCGCGGCCGTCGTCGACTACGCCCGCGGGTTCGGCGCCCCCCTCGACGGCCTCGCCGTCGCCGTCGACTGCGGCAACGGGGTGGGGGCGCTCGCGACGCCGACGGTCCTCCGCGAACTCGGCGCGTCGGTCGAGACGCTGGAGGGAAACGTCGACGGGCACTTCCCCGGCCGCGAGAGCAAGCCGACGCCCGAATCGCTCACCGCGCTCCGCCGGTTCGTCGCCGACGGCGACGCCGCCCTCGGGATCGGACACGACGGCGACGCCGACCGCATCGTGATCGTCGACGGCGACGGCGAGGTGATCCACGAGGACACCGTCCTCGCGGTCCTCGCCGAGCGCTACGTTCGCGCGAGCGACGCCGCCGACCCGGTGGTCGTGACGACGCCGAACGCCTCCGCGCGGATCGACGAACGCGTCGCCGCGGCCGGCGGGCGGGTCGAACGCGTCCGCCTCGGCGCTCTCCACGAGGGAGTGGCTCGCGTCCGCGACGGCGCGGGGACCGTCGTCTTCGCGGCCGAACCGTGGAAACACCTCCACCCCGCCTTCGGCGGGTGGATCGACGCCGTCGTCAGCGCGGCCGTCTTCGCCCGCCACGTCGCTAGCGAGGGGCTCGACGGTCTGTGTGATCCCGTTACGGAACGGCCCTATCGGAAGGTGAGCGTCCCCTGCCCCGACGACGCGAAAACCGGGGCGATGGAGCGACTGACGACGACGCTTCCCGAGGCGTTCCCGGACGCGAGTGTCGACACCGACCACGGCGTTCGCCTCGAACGCCCCGACGGCTCGTGGCTCCTCGTCCGTCCGAGCGGCACCGAACCCTACGTCCGCCTCTACGCCGAGAGCGGGGACGTGGACGCCCTGGTGGCGACGGCCCGAACGGTCATCGAACGGGCGGTCGAGGCGGCGGACTGA
- a CDS encoding geranylgeranyl reductase family protein codes for MTTHECDVVVVGAGTAGCYAAASAARAGLDVVVVERKDEAEAGHIACGDALKGANTFPDAIPKSKIEDSFTNTGVDHGRFELPQHDTVLDIPVPGELAVIDRHAFGRRIIEGAADAGADFHYDTVVQDVLQDGARVTGVRGVRNGDPVTYDADVTVDAAGALSILQDKTDFDDTTFDTNVSYSQFCSAYREIVEVPEAVEWDDALVFKPTQRAAGYLWYFPRTSTTINAGLGFQMTEEPMKLVDDLRRDLQRRPEFQGAEVTDKLGAALPTRRPYDSAVAPGFVAVGDAAGHVNPTTGGGIAGAAYAGTYAAEAIVDALGDGGPTEAALWEYNERVMDHFGGRYAGLDVYNVLSTAVDVDDLMGLLASLPGEKLAEALYSGSTSMSLGLKLKSAIKSFGYWGTILDFYRTKQLAEELIGRYEAYPSSPSGLDVWQAERDGLMERVYETTGAEPKY; via the coding sequence ATGACCACCCACGAGTGCGATGTCGTCGTCGTCGGGGCGGGCACCGCCGGGTGTTACGCCGCGGCCAGCGCCGCCCGCGCCGGCCTCGATGTCGTCGTCGTCGAGCGGAAAGACGAGGCGGAGGCGGGCCACATCGCGTGTGGCGACGCGCTGAAGGGCGCGAACACGTTCCCGGACGCCATCCCGAAATCGAAAATCGAGGACTCCTTTACCAACACCGGAGTCGACCACGGCCGGTTCGAACTCCCACAGCACGATACGGTGCTCGACATTCCCGTGCCCGGCGAACTCGCCGTCATCGACCGCCACGCGTTCGGCCGGCGCATCATCGAGGGTGCGGCGGACGCGGGCGCCGACTTCCACTACGACACCGTCGTGCAGGACGTGTTGCAGGACGGCGCCCGCGTCACCGGCGTCCGCGGGGTTCGAAACGGTGACCCCGTCACCTACGACGCCGACGTGACCGTCGACGCCGCCGGCGCCCTCTCGATCCTGCAGGATAAGACCGACTTCGACGACACCACCTTCGACACCAACGTCTCCTACTCCCAGTTCTGTTCCGCGTACCGCGAAATCGTCGAGGTGCCCGAGGCAGTCGAGTGGGACGACGCTCTCGTCTTCAAGCCCACCCAGCGCGCCGCCGGCTACCTCTGGTATTTCCCGCGGACCAGCACCACGATCAACGCCGGTCTCGGCTTCCAGATGACCGAGGAGCCGATGAAACTGGTCGACGACTTACGGCGTGACCTCCAGCGCCGCCCCGAGTTTCAGGGGGCCGAGGTCACGGACAAACTCGGCGCCGCGCTCCCGACTCGCCGCCCGTACGACTCGGCCGTCGCGCCGGGGTTCGTCGCCGTCGGCGACGCCGCCGGCCACGTCAACCCCACGACCGGGGGCGGTATCGCGGGCGCCGCCTACGCCGGCACCTACGCCGCCGAGGCCATCGTCGACGCCCTCGGGGACGGCGGCCCCACCGAGGCCGCGCTCTGGGAGTACAACGAGCGCGTCATGGACCACTTCGGCGGCCGCTACGCCGGCCTCGACGTGTACAACGTCCTTTCGACCGCGGTCGACGTCGACGACTTGATGGGCCTTCTGGCATCGCTCCCCGGCGAGAAACTCGCTGAGGCCCTGTATTCGGGATCGACCTCGATGAGCCTCGGTCTGAAGCTCAAAAGCGCAATCAAGAGCTTCGGTTACTGGGGGACCATCCTCGATTTCTACCGGACCAAGCAACTCGCCGAAGAGCTGATCGGGCGGTACGAGGCGTATCCGTCCTCGCCGTCCGGCCTCGACGTGTGGCAAGCCGAGCGCGACGGCCTGATGGAGCGGGTGTACGAGACGACTGGCGCGGAGCCGAAGTACTGA
- a CDS encoding PIN domain-containing protein: MPRALVDTTVLFAAAYRRNGAHDDAFPILRGIDTADLPEGVILDHVLAETLNGLTAHASHAAATDFLDRIEENARFHIDSLTGDAFATGKALFRQYGPLSFVDACIVAYMRTEGLGYLYAFDDDFDVAEDIYRLDTATDPYHPE; this comes from the coding sequence ATGCCGCGGGCACTCGTCGATACGACGGTCCTCTTTGCAGCGGCGTATCGTCGCAACGGTGCACACGACGACGCGTTCCCGATTCTCCGGGGCATCGATACTGCCGACCTCCCAGAGGGGGTGATCCTCGATCACGTCCTCGCGGAGACACTGAACGGGTTGACGGCTCACGCAAGCCACGCTGCCGCGACCGATTTCCTCGACCGAATCGAGGAGAACGCTCGGTTCCACATCGACTCCCTAACTGGGGATGCCTTCGCTACGGGAAAAGCGCTCTTCCGGCAGTACGGGCCGCTCTCCTTCGTCGATGCCTGCATCGTCGCCTACATGCGGACCGAAGGACTCGGCTACCTCTACGCGTTCGACGACGACTTCGACGTTGCCGAGGACATCTACCGCCTCGATACCGCGACCGATCCATACCACCCGGAGTGA
- a CDS encoding AbrB/MazE/SpoVT family DNA-binding domain-containing protein, translated as MSSERVDSESKVSGNQANIPAHIRRELDIDDGDKLRWRIEDDGTIRVHVVQQRRDTFDEFDGYDGDRETAVTAEHDAWGVDVE; from the coding sequence GTGAGTAGTGAGCGCGTCGACTCCGAGAGCAAAGTGTCGGGAAATCAGGCGAATATTCCCGCTCACATCCGCCGAGAGCTCGATATCGACGACGGCGACAAACTCCGCTGGCGCATCGAGGACGACGGAACGATCCGCGTCCACGTCGTCCAACAGCGTCGCGACACGTTCGACGAGTTCGACGGCTACGACGGTGATCGAGAAACGGCGGTCACGGCCGAGCACGACGCGTGGGGCGTAGACGTCGAATAG
- a CDS encoding amidohydrolase: MSVTDELLDLRRDLHRHPEPAWREFYTTARLVDELETRPLDELHVGPEVLADDRRGVPDDAELDEWARRAIEAGAREDVIEKLTGGYTGLVAVLRRGEGPTVGLRVDIDALPITEADGDDHAPAHGGFRSENEGFMHACGHDAHATVGVGVVDAIAESDFTGTLKVFFQPGEETVSGGEPMAEGGHLDDVDHLLALHVGLDHPTGEVVAGVDGFLAVSHFRADFSGASAHAGGHPERGRNAVQAMATAVQNLYSIPRHDEGATRVNAGLVGGGTASNIVPEEAFIEGEVRGDTTELMEYMDDHAGRVLRSAAEMHDCEVDVEYAGRAPGGQSDDELAAVVADVAGGVAGVDSVLDSDDLGGSEDATYLMRHVQERGGLAAYVGVGTDHPGGHHTPTFDVDEETIRIAIDVFTGTIERLGREAV; the protein is encoded by the coding sequence ATGAGCGTCACCGACGAGTTGCTCGATCTGCGTCGCGACCTTCACCGACACCCCGAACCCGCGTGGCGGGAGTTCTACACCACCGCCCGCCTCGTCGACGAACTGGAGACCCGGCCGCTGGACGAACTCCACGTCGGTCCCGAAGTCCTCGCCGACGATCGCCGAGGCGTCCCGGACGACGCCGAACTCGACGAGTGGGCACGCCGGGCGATCGAGGCCGGCGCCCGCGAGGACGTGATCGAGAAACTAACTGGCGGCTACACCGGCCTCGTCGCGGTACTCCGCCGGGGCGAGGGGCCGACCGTCGGCCTCCGGGTCGACATCGACGCCCTCCCGATCACCGAGGCCGACGGCGACGATCACGCGCCCGCCCACGGGGGCTTTCGCTCCGAGAACGAGGGCTTCATGCACGCCTGTGGGCACGACGCCCACGCGACCGTCGGCGTCGGCGTCGTCGACGCCATCGCCGAGAGCGACTTCACCGGCACGCTCAAGGTGTTTTTCCAGCCAGGCGAGGAGACGGTGTCGGGCGGCGAACCGATGGCCGAAGGTGGACATCTGGACGACGTGGACCACCTCCTCGCGCTCCACGTCGGCCTCGATCACCCGACCGGCGAGGTGGTGGCGGGCGTCGACGGCTTCCTCGCCGTGAGTCACTTCCGCGCCGACTTTTCGGGGGCGTCGGCCCACGCCGGCGGCCACCCCGAACGCGGCCGCAACGCGGTGCAGGCGATGGCGACGGCCGTACAGAACCTCTACTCCATTCCCCGTCACGACGAGGGAGCCACCCGCGTGAACGCCGGCCTCGTCGGCGGGGGCACCGCCTCGAACATCGTCCCCGAGGAGGCGTTCATCGAGGGCGAGGTGCGCGGCGACACGACCGAGTTGATGGAGTACATGGACGACCACGCGGGGCGGGTTCTCCGGTCAGCCGCCGAGATGCACGACTGCGAGGTCGACGTGGAGTACGCGGGCCGGGCACCGGGCGGCCAGAGCGACGACGAACTCGCCGCGGTGGTCGCGGACGTGGCCGGCGGCGTCGCGGGCGTCGACTCCGTCCTCGACAGCGACGACCTCGGCGGCAGCGAGGACGCCACCTACCTCATGCGTCACGTCCAGGAACGGGGCGGCCTCGCCGCCTACGTCGGCGTCGGCACCGACCACCCCGGCGGCCACCACACCCCCACCTTCGACGTGGACGAGGAGACGATCCGCATCGCTATCGACGTGTTCACGGGGACGATCGAGCGGTTGGGGCGGGAGGCGGTGTGA